The following proteins come from a genomic window of Paenibacillus swuensis:
- a CDS encoding helix-turn-helix transcriptional regulator: MKLERLISMIYMLLNNEVLSASVLAEKYGVSQRTIYRDIDAICAAGIPVVSYQGVHGGYGIMEEYKMDRSLLGSYDVGSLVTLLHSMSTVFEDDKAMETMQRLQTIQPDHAPTTLTMDMGSRQTHQDQLKRLRDAIHDRNVLQFQYMNTKNERTKRAVEGIRLMFKHGTWYLYGYCRERKDYREFRLSRIAELNVTTTLFGPHAITEANPRQASARPLADASEKVQVVVRFTDLLARAMDYFGHLDTIAYDEEGALRITLNIPRSLEAEWLYSILLSFGNKAEIMEPVEVRSRMKSHIEAMLGTYS; the protein is encoded by the coding sequence ATGAAACTGGAGCGCTTGATCTCTATGATTTATATGCTTTTGAACAATGAGGTGTTATCCGCTTCGGTACTTGCCGAGAAATATGGGGTCTCCCAAAGAACAATCTACCGGGATATCGACGCGATTTGTGCGGCCGGCATACCTGTTGTGTCCTATCAAGGCGTTCATGGCGGTTATGGAATTATGGAAGAGTATAAGATGGATCGAAGTTTGCTGGGTTCGTACGACGTCGGTTCCCTGGTTACGCTTCTCCACAGTATGTCTACCGTCTTTGAAGACGACAAGGCTATGGAAACGATGCAACGGCTGCAAACGATTCAGCCTGATCATGCGCCGACCACGTTAACCATGGATATGGGCAGCCGGCAGACGCATCAGGACCAGTTAAAGCGGCTTCGGGACGCCATTCATGACCGTAACGTGCTTCAATTCCAATATATGAATACTAAGAATGAAAGGACAAAGCGCGCCGTGGAAGGGATTCGGCTCATGTTCAAGCATGGAACCTGGTATCTGTACGGTTACTGCAGGGAACGTAAAGATTACCGTGAATTTCGGTTGTCCCGTATAGCTGAGCTGAACGTCACGACAACCCTGTTCGGTCCTCATGCGATTACGGAAGCTAATCCGCGGCAAGCCTCTGCCCGACCCTTGGCAGATGCCTCCGAAAAGGTGCAGGTTGTCGTCCGGTTTACGGATTTGTTGGCGAGGGCGATGGACTATTTTGGCCACTTGGATACGATTGCTTATGATGAAGAGGGCGCTTTACGAATCACATTGAATATTCCCAGGTCACTGGAAGCCGAATGGCTATACTCCATTTTGCTAAGCTTCGGGAATAAGGCGGAGATTATGGAGCCGGTCGAGGTAAGGAGCCGTATGAAATCGCATATTGAAGCTATGCTCGGAACTTATTCCTAA
- the ptsP gene encoding phosphoenolpyruvate--protein phosphotransferase, whose translation MSAVIKGIAASNGIAIAKAYRLDHPDLTVKQTTITDPAAEISRFDAAVAQSKLELEAIKARTEAELGADKAEIFASHLLVLEDPEFVDEAKNAIENDKVNAEYALQEVSNMTVDFFLNMDSDYMKERAADIRDVTKRLLTHLMGIGTMDLGSISEEVVLIAEDLTPSDTAQLNRDFVKGFATDIGGRTSHSAIMARSMEIPAVVGAKSVTANIVSGVMVVVDGLTGEIVVDPSADELRAYEAKRDGYAAQKAEWLKVKDEPSVSADGHAVELAANIGTPQDVAGVVANGGEAVGLYRTEFLYMGRDSMPTEEEQFDAYRTVLENMGGKPVVVRTLDIGGDKELPYLDLPKEMNPFLGFRAIRLCLEKQDIFRTQLRALLRASSFGNLKIMFPMIATLGEFREAKAILLEEKEKLVASGTTVAEKIELGIMVEIPSTAMLADRFAKEADFFSIGTNDLIQYTMAADRMNEQVSYLYQPFNPAILRMVKRVIDAAHAEGKWAGMCGEMAGDLTAIPLLLGLGLDEFSMSATSILPARTLIRKLSKADCEAVANEALDMDTAEDVVALIQSRIVTK comes from the coding sequence ATGTCGGCTGTGATTAAAGGTATTGCCGCATCTAACGGCATTGCCATTGCCAAAGCTTATCGTTTGGATCACCCCGACCTGACCGTGAAACAGACTACGATAACGGACCCGGCTGCGGAAATCAGCCGGTTTGATGCCGCGGTAGCTCAGTCCAAGCTGGAGCTCGAAGCGATTAAAGCCCGTACCGAGGCTGAACTTGGCGCGGACAAAGCCGAAATCTTCGCCTCGCATTTACTCGTTCTGGAAGACCCGGAATTTGTGGATGAAGCGAAGAATGCGATTGAGAATGATAAAGTTAACGCGGAATATGCGTTGCAGGAAGTAAGCAACATGACCGTGGACTTTTTCTTAAATATGGATTCTGATTATATGAAAGAACGCGCAGCGGATATACGGGATGTCACAAAGCGACTGTTGACTCACCTGATGGGCATCGGGACCATGGACTTAGGGTCCATCTCCGAAGAGGTGGTCTTGATCGCGGAGGATCTGACGCCTTCCGATACCGCGCAATTAAACCGCGATTTCGTCAAAGGCTTCGCCACCGACATCGGCGGGCGCACATCGCATTCGGCCATTATGGCCCGATCGATGGAAATTCCGGCTGTCGTCGGCGCGAAATCGGTCACCGCGAACATTGTGAGCGGTGTGATGGTGGTGGTCGATGGATTGACGGGCGAAATTGTCGTCGATCCGTCGGCGGATGAGCTTCGCGCGTATGAAGCGAAGCGGGATGGGTACGCCGCGCAGAAGGCGGAGTGGCTCAAGGTGAAGGATGAGCCATCGGTTTCCGCGGACGGCCATGCGGTCGAGCTGGCCGCCAATATCGGCACACCGCAGGACGTGGCGGGTGTTGTCGCGAACGGCGGCGAGGCCGTCGGTCTGTACAGAACGGAGTTTCTGTACATGGGCCGCGACTCTATGCCGACCGAGGAAGAGCAGTTCGATGCTTATCGAACGGTGCTCGAGAATATGGGCGGCAAGCCCGTCGTCGTGCGTACGCTGGACATCGGCGGCGACAAGGAGCTGCCGTACCTGGACTTGCCGAAGGAGATGAACCCGTTCCTTGGGTTCCGCGCCATTCGGTTGTGCCTCGAGAAGCAAGACATCTTCCGTACACAGCTTCGTGCGTTGCTGCGCGCAAGTTCATTCGGAAACTTGAAAATCATGTTTCCGATGATTGCCACGCTCGGGGAGTTCCGCGAGGCGAAAGCTATTCTTCTCGAAGAGAAGGAGAAGCTGGTTGCTTCAGGAACAACCGTTGCGGAGAAGATTGAGCTCGGCATCATGGTGGAGATTCCCTCTACAGCGATGCTGGCGGACCGCTTCGCGAAGGAAGCGGACTTCTTCTCCATCGGTACGAATGATCTCATTCAATACACGATGGCGGCGGACCGCATGAACGAGCAAGTATCTTATCTGTACCAGCCGTTTAACCCAGCCATACTGCGTATGGTAAAACGTGTTATTGACGCGGCGCATGCCGAAGGCAAATGGGCAGGCATGTGCGGTGAGATGGCCGGCGATCTTACGGCGATCCCGCTGTTGCTAGGTTTGGGCTTGGATGAGTTCAGCATGAGCGCAACATCGATTTTGCCGGCACGAACCCTGATTCGCAAGCTGTCCAAAGCCGATTGTGAAGCTGTCGCTAACGAAGCGCTTGATATGGATACGGCGGAGGATGTTGTTGCTTTAATCCAGTCCCGTATTGTAACTAAATAA
- the ptsG gene encoding glucose-specific PTS transporter subunit IIBC — protein MFKKLFGVLQRVGKALMLPVAILPAAGILLALGSLLQNAAFIDQVPWLANEGVQLVGELLEQAGGIVFANLALLFAVGVAVGLADGEGVAGIAAIIGFLVMNVVMGVIMGVTPEMVATDFSYATVLGIHTLQTGVFGGIIVGILAAYLYRRFFRIELPSYLGFFAGKRFVPIITAASALLLGLLMTLIWPPIQSGLNYFSHSMIDANRTLAAFIFGVIERSLIPFGLHHIFYSPFWFEFGEYKNAAGQLVRGDQKIFFEQLKDGVPFTAGTFMTGKFPFMMFGLPAAALAMYHEARPEHKKMVAGIMGSAALTSFLTGITEPLEFSFLFVAPVLFGIHAIFAGLSFMTMHILNVKIGMTFSGGVIDFLLFGVLPNRSNWWLVIPVGLVFALIYYFGFRFAIRKWNLATPGREEVKDIPAGETASGNTEAGELPRNILTALGGAPNITNLDACITRLRVQVKDSGQVDKDRLKQLGASGVLQVGDNIQAIFGTRSDNLKTQIADVIAGRTPSVKAEPAKAKAAAVALEKRTEPVSPVAPVSGATPVAEPSAVEPTGAAELAEETFVSPVDGELVDISNVPDPTFADKMMGEGFAVIPSSGEVVSPVNGVIENIFPTKHAIIIRSEGGKEVLIHVGVNTVKLKGQGFDIHVADGETVTRGQKLMTVDLEFVSKNATSVITPIVFTDLDEGVKVELLKTGTVKRGEAPIIKIR, from the coding sequence ATGTTTAAGAAGTTGTTCGGTGTATTGCAAAGAGTAGGTAAAGCGCTCATGCTTCCGGTCGCTATTCTGCCGGCGGCGGGAATTCTGCTTGCCTTGGGAAGTTTATTGCAGAATGCAGCGTTTATCGACCAAGTACCTTGGCTTGCCAATGAGGGTGTTCAGCTCGTCGGGGAGCTGTTAGAGCAAGCGGGCGGGATCGTATTCGCCAATCTGGCTTTACTGTTCGCCGTAGGTGTCGCTGTCGGTCTGGCGGACGGAGAAGGCGTGGCCGGAATCGCCGCCATTATCGGTTTCCTCGTCATGAATGTGGTGATGGGCGTCATCATGGGGGTAACGCCGGAGATGGTTGCCACAGATTTCTCCTATGCGACGGTGCTGGGCATTCATACCCTACAGACCGGTGTATTCGGCGGGATCATCGTAGGTATACTTGCAGCGTACTTATATCGAAGATTTTTTCGTATTGAATTACCGTCTTACCTCGGTTTTTTTGCGGGAAAGCGTTTTGTGCCGATTATTACAGCCGCTTCCGCTTTGTTGTTAGGTTTGTTGATGACGTTAATCTGGCCGCCGATTCAATCGGGATTGAATTATTTCTCCCACAGTATGATTGACGCCAACAGGACGCTGGCCGCATTCATATTCGGCGTCATTGAACGTTCCTTAATTCCGTTCGGGTTGCATCATATTTTCTATTCTCCGTTCTGGTTTGAATTCGGCGAATATAAGAATGCTGCGGGTCAACTGGTACGCGGAGATCAGAAGATTTTCTTCGAGCAGTTGAAGGACGGAGTACCTTTCACAGCAGGTACGTTCATGACCGGTAAATTCCCGTTCATGATGTTCGGATTGCCCGCGGCGGCGTTAGCGATGTACCATGAAGCTCGTCCGGAACATAAGAAAATGGTTGCCGGGATCATGGGTTCCGCCGCGTTGACATCGTTCCTTACCGGGATTACCGAACCGCTGGAATTTTCCTTCTTGTTCGTTGCTCCGGTATTGTTCGGGATTCACGCAATCTTCGCGGGTCTGTCCTTTATGACGATGCACATTCTGAATGTGAAAATCGGAATGACCTTCTCCGGAGGCGTAATCGACTTCTTATTGTTCGGCGTATTGCCTAACCGTTCGAATTGGTGGCTCGTTATTCCGGTAGGATTGGTGTTCGCGTTGATCTACTACTTCGGTTTCCGGTTCGCGATTCGGAAATGGAATTTGGCTACGCCGGGGCGTGAGGAAGTCAAGGACATACCGGCAGGTGAAACCGCGAGTGGGAATACCGAGGCGGGCGAGTTGCCGCGTAACATATTGACCGCGTTGGGCGGAGCGCCGAACATCACTAATCTGGATGCTTGTATTACACGCCTGCGCGTACAAGTGAAGGATAGCGGCCAAGTGGATAAAGATCGCTTGAAACAATTAGGCGCTTCCGGCGTTCTCCAGGTAGGCGACAACATTCAAGCGATTTTCGGAACACGTTCCGATAATCTGAAAACACAGATTGCTGACGTGATCGCGGGGCGTACGCCTTCGGTGAAGGCAGAACCAGCGAAAGCGAAAGCGGCGGCTGTGGCTTTGGAGAAACGTACAGAGCCTGTTAGCCCTGTGGCGCCTGTGAGTGGTGCAACACCTGTTGCAGAACCATCCGCTGTTGAACCTACAGGCGCAGCTGAGCTTGCGGAGGAAACATTCGTGTCTCCCGTAGACGGTGAGCTGGTGGATATTTCTAATGTTCCTGACCCTACTTTTGCTGATAAAATGATGGGTGAGGGGTTTGCGGTTATTCCGTCTTCGGGTGAAGTGGTTTCCCCTGTGAACGGAGTTATTGAAAATATTTTTCCGACGAAGCACGCGATCATTATCCGCTCGGAAGGCGGTAAGGAAGTGCTGATTCACGTGGGTGTTAATACGGTAAAATTAAAAGGACAAGGCTTTGATATTCACGTTGCTGACGGGGAAACGGTAACTCGTGGACAGAAACTCATGACTGTGGATCTGGAATTTGTAAGCAAAAATGCTACTTCCGTAATTACGCCGATTGTATTCACCGATCTGGATGAAGGCGTTAAGGTTGAATTGCTAAAAACCGGTACGGTCAAACGCGGCGAAGCCCCTATTATAAAGATCCGGTAA
- a CDS encoding phosphocarrier protein HPr, whose translation MEKTFTVTNEDGFHARPATALVNTAKKFNADVSLAYNGKTVSMKSFLGVVKLGIQKGAVITFIAEGEQAAEAIEGLSETMTKEGLGE comes from the coding sequence GTGGAGAAGACTTTTACAGTAACCAATGAAGATGGGTTTCATGCAAGACCGGCGACAGCGCTGGTAAATACAGCTAAGAAATTTAATGCCGACGTAAGTCTGGCCTACAACGGGAAAACCGTAAGCATGAAGTCGTTCTTGGGTGTAGTTAAGCTTGGTATTCAAAAAGGGGCGGTTATCACATTTATTGCCGAAGGCGAACAGGCAGCCGAAGCAATTGAAGGCCTTTCCGAAACGATGACTAAAGAAGGACTGGGCGAGTAA
- a CDS encoding permease produces the protein MFAGHFGLAAIVKARHPEIPLWALMVSTQWLDIAFIPLFISGVETIEILDGGGYGEQIIHAEWTHSLVGTTLLSFLAGWIASRIWSVKAGIIIGLLSGSHWLLDLIVHNQDMPLLPGHADGLALWGLSLWSYPVYSIVLEALIVATGILMYSRWRLTQGSVKRRRVQAIITSVFVSSLLIFSMISDFL, from the coding sequence ATGTTTGCAGGTCACTTCGGATTGGCAGCTATTGTGAAGGCAAGGCATCCGGAAATCCCGTTATGGGCGCTTATGGTTAGCACGCAATGGCTGGATATCGCGTTTATTCCTCTGTTTATTTCCGGTGTTGAAACGATTGAAATTCTGGACGGGGGCGGATACGGCGAGCAAATCATACATGCGGAATGGACGCATTCCCTGGTGGGCACAACTTTGTTGTCCTTCCTGGCAGGCTGGATCGCCTCACGGATTTGGAGCGTCAAAGCCGGTATCATCATCGGGTTGCTGAGCGGAAGTCACTGGCTGTTGGACTTAATCGTACACAACCAAGATATGCCTTTGCTGCCGGGTCATGCGGATGGCTTAGCGCTATGGGGACTGAGCTTATGGAGTTATCCTGTATATAGTATTGTACTAGAAGCCTTAATCGTCGCCACAGGAATTCTGATGTATTCCCGATGGAGGCTGACCCAAGGCTCTGTCAAGCGGCGTCGTGTTCAAGCCATTATAACTTCAGTCTTTGTAAGCTCATTATTGATATTTTCCATGATTTCCGATTTCCTATAG
- a CDS encoding MBL fold metallo-hydrolase, producing the protein MKWTRYGTVSQLTFLPRIFPVNCYLVEEEDGLTLVDCALPYSAKGILATAERIGKPITRIVITHAHDDHVGALDKLKQALPQAPVYIAAREARILSGDTSLDRNEPAAPLRGGLPRGLATRADVLLHDGDRVGSLLTVAAPGHSPGMTAFLDTRNAVLLAGDAYVTRGGIAVSGTLKLGFPFPAWATWHKPTALASARRLLALSPSLLACGHGPMLSAPGAAMERAIMEAERRLAPADAEESVR; encoded by the coding sequence TTGAAATGGACTCGTTACGGCACGGTATCCCAATTGACTTTTTTACCACGGATTTTCCCCGTGAACTGTTATCTGGTGGAGGAAGAGGATGGTCTGACCCTGGTCGACTGCGCGCTTCCTTACAGCGCGAAGGGCATTCTCGCCACCGCGGAGCGAATCGGTAAGCCGATTACGCGTATCGTGATCACACACGCCCACGACGACCACGTGGGCGCGCTGGATAAGCTGAAACAGGCGCTGCCGCAGGCGCCTGTTTACATCGCGGCGCGCGAGGCGCGCATCCTGTCCGGCGACACATCGCTGGACAGGAACGAGCCGGCTGCGCCGCTGCGCGGCGGCTTGCCGCGCGGGCTCGCCACGCGAGCCGACGTGCTGCTGCACGACGGCGATCGCGTAGGCTCGCTCTTAACGGTGGCCGCACCGGGCCACTCGCCGGGCATGACCGCGTTTCTCGATACGAGAAACGCGGTGTTGCTCGCGGGCGACGCGTACGTGACGCGCGGCGGCATCGCCGTGTCCGGGACGCTCAAGCTGGGGTTCCCTTTCCCCGCTTGGGCGACCTGGCATAAGCCGACGGCGCTTGCGAGCGCGCGCCGGCTGCTGGCATTAAGCCCGTCGCTGCTCGCTTGCGGGCACGGGCCGATGCTTTCCGCGCCGGGCGCCGCCATGGAGCGGGCCATCATGGAAGCGGAGCGGCGATTGGCGCCCGCCGACGCGGAAGAAAGCGTGCGCTGA
- a CDS encoding TetR-like C-terminal domain-containing protein produces MSPRAGLDAKAVIAAAGALADEHGLEAVTLAMLAAKLSVRSPSLYNHIQGLTDLRIQLAVYGLEMLHGALASAVTELTGDEAVHALAQAYVDFARAYPGIYEASQRYHDQKNEAIREGATLTFILVSNLLSASYALEGDAAVHAMRGFRSVLHGFSDLERGGGFGIAIDMNASLRVIVDAFIVGMKTLLKEAK; encoded by the coding sequence ATGTCGCCGCGCGCAGGATTGGACGCCAAGGCAGTGATTGCGGCCGCTGGGGCGCTGGCGGATGAACATGGCCTGGAGGCGGTCACCTTGGCCATGCTTGCCGCAAAGCTGTCGGTGCGTTCCCCGTCACTCTATAATCATATCCAGGGTCTGACCGATCTGCGGATCCAGCTGGCGGTTTATGGCTTGGAAATGTTGCATGGCGCACTTGCATCTGCCGTAACGGAACTTACCGGAGACGAGGCCGTCCACGCGCTGGCCCAGGCTTATGTGGATTTTGCAAGAGCTTACCCTGGTATATATGAAGCCTCACAGCGGTATCACGATCAGAAAAATGAGGCAATCCGGGAGGGAGCGACTCTGACGTTCATACTGGTTTCGAACCTGCTATCCGCATCTTACGCTTTGGAAGGCGATGCCGCTGTACACGCCATGCGCGGTTTCCGCAGCGTTCTGCATGGCTTTTCGGATCTGGAGCGGGGAGGCGGCTTCGGAATCGCGATTGATATGAACGCCAGTTTAAGGGTTATTGTGGACGCTTTTATAGTGGGGATGAAGACACTGCTGAAGGAGGCGAAGTAA
- a CDS encoding pyridoxamine 5'-phosphate oxidase family protein: MRRKEFSIEEQTEIETFLEQQTFGYLSTAGDEGWPHVKPLNFVYQNGHVYFHGSRSGEKMRDLKRDSKAVFTTAREFALIPSYFTDDVYACPATSFFKSVQIRGHVELVEDLYEKANVFERFMRKLQPEGGYMPFDAEDPGYAGQLKAVALMKLIPVECTAKFKFGQNKSADELQAVMNGLAERGLPDDQETVEMMKKYCPHHQGQG; this comes from the coding sequence ATGCGCAGAAAAGAATTTTCAATAGAGGAACAAACGGAAATCGAGACGTTTCTGGAGCAACAAACCTTCGGGTATTTATCAACAGCGGGGGATGAAGGTTGGCCGCATGTAAAGCCCCTCAACTTCGTCTATCAGAACGGACACGTTTATTTCCACGGCAGCCGTTCGGGGGAGAAAATGCGCGACTTGAAACGGGATTCGAAGGCCGTCTTTACAACAGCCAGAGAATTCGCTTTAATCCCTTCCTACTTTACGGACGATGTATACGCATGTCCGGCCACTTCTTTTTTCAAATCGGTTCAAATCCGGGGGCATGTGGAGTTGGTTGAAGATCTGTATGAGAAAGCGAACGTGTTTGAACGGTTTATGAGGAAACTGCAGCCCGAAGGCGGGTACATGCCTTTTGACGCGGAAGATCCCGGTTACGCAGGTCAGTTGAAGGCTGTCGCATTAATGAAGCTGATCCCGGTTGAATGTACGGCCAAATTTAAGTTTGGTCAAAATAAATCCGCAGACGAGCTCCAAGCCGTCATGAACGGACTTGCTGAACGGGGATTGCCTGACGATCAGGAGACCGTTGAGATGATGAAGAAATATTGCCCGCATCACCAAGGGCAGGGCTAA
- a CDS encoding aminotransferase class I/II-fold pyridoxal phosphate-dependent enzyme translates to MNALAQQLNETMERENSYVYAMLSKLGRQIYFPKEGILSQSAEAKSKAKKFNATIGIALENGEPMHLAVIQDTLSAYQPKDLYEYAPPAGKPELRKVWRDKMLKENPSLAGKGFGNPIVTNALTHGLSIVADLFADVDDAVIFPDKNWENYELTFGIRRGATIVNFPLYNESGKFNADALREAILAQKEKGKAIVALNFPNNPTGYTPNAEEGREIIEAIRAGADAGINIVAVTDDAYFGLFFENSLKESLFGQLADLHPRVLAVKVDGATKEEYVWGFRVGFITYASGSEPLLSALEQKTMGIIRATISSGPHPSQTFVLHALQSPDFEKQKEEKFEIMKARANKVKELLDSGKYGDVWDYYPFNSGYFMCLKLKSTDAESLRGRLLNEYGVGTIALGETDLRVAFSCIETEDLDELFDIIFQSVLDLQKTTSV, encoded by the coding sequence ATGAACGCTTTAGCACAGCAATTGAATGAAACCATGGAACGTGAGAATTCGTACGTCTACGCAATGCTTTCCAAACTCGGCAGGCAGATTTATTTCCCGAAGGAAGGCATTTTAAGTCAATCCGCCGAAGCCAAGTCGAAGGCCAAGAAGTTTAACGCCACCATAGGGATCGCCCTCGAGAACGGGGAACCGATGCATCTGGCGGTCATTCAGGATACGCTTTCCGCTTACCAGCCCAAGGATCTTTACGAATATGCTCCCCCGGCCGGGAAACCGGAGCTTCGCAAGGTATGGCGCGACAAGATGCTTAAGGAAAACCCTTCCCTTGCGGGTAAAGGCTTTGGCAACCCGATCGTCACCAACGCGCTTACACACGGGCTGAGCATCGTAGCCGATTTGTTTGCTGATGTCGATGATGCTGTGATCTTTCCGGACAAAAATTGGGAGAATTACGAGCTCACCTTCGGCATCCGCCGAGGTGCAACGATCGTCAATTTCCCGTTATATAATGAGAGCGGCAAGTTTAATGCCGACGCCTTGCGCGAAGCCATCCTTGCTCAGAAGGAGAAAGGCAAGGCGATTGTCGCCCTTAACTTCCCGAACAACCCTACCGGTTATACACCTAACGCTGAAGAAGGCCGCGAAATCATTGAGGCTATTCGCGCGGGTGCCGATGCCGGCATTAATATCGTGGCGGTAACGGATGATGCCTACTTCGGTCTCTTTTTTGAAAACTCGCTGAAGGAATCCCTGTTCGGGCAATTGGCGGATCTTCATCCTCGCGTGCTGGCCGTTAAAGTGGACGGCGCAACAAAGGAAGAATATGTCTGGGGTTTCCGCGTCGGATTCATCACCTATGCGTCAGGCAGTGAACCGTTGTTAAGCGCTTTGGAGCAAAAGACGATGGGCATCATTCGCGCGACGATTTCCAGCGGCCCTCACCCTTCGCAAACCTTTGTTCTGCACGCCCTGCAATCACCGGATTTCGAAAAGCAGAAGGAAGAAAAATTCGAAATTATGAAAGCCCGCGCCAATAAAGTTAAGGAATTACTCGACAGCGGTAAATACGGCGATGTCTGGGATTATTATCCTTTCAACTCCGGCTATTTCATGTGCCTGAAACTGAAATCAACCGATGCGGAATCACTTCGCGGGCGGTTGCTGAATGAATATGGCGTTGGAACGATCGCCCTGGGTGAAACCGATCTACGTGTTGCGTTCTCCTGCATCGAAACGGAAGATTTAGATGAACTGTTCGACATCATATTCCAAAGCGTCTTGGATTTGCAGAAAACAACTTCAGTATAA
- a CDS encoding ABC transporter permease: MNKLIEEVSELLSKRIRSYRKEILPYWSYVLRSGFPGFVILLLVVGSILYARTLEQLTPNFPVLTVILLLLVPALHISPIRTYLKEADTVFILPLEWKMSAYLRRCLLRSGVMQSVVITLVWIVAYPLYMKGAEIVPQPFWVICIFLLGIKWANLWSSSLEINMTEPRTRGFYWGLRWIITGMTVYVLIAYEDWLTKGFIVLVWVTFITALNFSKHYKVHWTALVEREKRHRAGHYMFFGWFTDVPEFPAQIRKRAWLTSWFGRTLFRHDNTYHFLYTRTLARTELFAMASKLTLVGMLAIFLFDGTWTRLFFYTVILLFVGIQLSSLDQHHRFVFWSHIYPLQEEYRVKALRNSILKMQWLSALILLCSLGVSGSSLAEIGVALAVGFTLPWMYAKKLEKKWAQDDFWEK, encoded by the coding sequence ATGAACAAGCTTATTGAGGAAGTGTCTGAGCTTCTGAGTAAACGAATCCGTTCCTACCGCAAGGAGATCCTTCCCTATTGGTCTTATGTGTTGCGAAGCGGGTTCCCGGGGTTTGTCATTCTGTTACTGGTGGTAGGCTCGATCCTTTATGCGCGAACGCTGGAGCAATTGACTCCGAATTTTCCAGTGTTGACGGTGATTCTTCTCCTGTTGGTGCCGGCACTGCATATTAGTCCAATTCGTACTTATCTGAAAGAAGCGGATACTGTTTTTATTTTGCCCCTGGAATGGAAGATGTCCGCGTACTTGCGTCGATGCCTGTTGCGCAGCGGTGTGATGCAGTCCGTTGTGATTACGCTTGTCTGGATCGTTGCCTATCCGCTTTATATGAAAGGTGCAGAAATCGTTCCTCAACCCTTCTGGGTCATATGCATCTTCTTGTTGGGAATCAAATGGGCTAACCTTTGGAGTTCATCTTTGGAAATCAACATGACAGAGCCAAGGACGAGAGGGTTTTATTGGGGCTTACGCTGGATCATTACCGGCATGACGGTCTATGTGTTAATTGCATACGAGGATTGGCTTACCAAAGGTTTCATTGTTCTTGTATGGGTCACTTTCATCACAGCTTTAAATTTCTCCAAGCATTATAAGGTTCACTGGACGGCACTCGTGGAGCGGGAGAAGCGTCATAGAGCGGGTCACTATATGTTCTTCGGCTGGTTTACGGATGTGCCCGAATTTCCTGCGCAAATCCGCAAACGGGCCTGGCTGACAAGCTGGTTTGGCAGAACGCTCTTTCGGCATGACAACACCTATCATTTCCTATACACGAGAACCCTGGCGCGAACAGAGCTGTTTGCGATGGCGTCCAAATTAACACTGGTGGGAATGTTGGCGATCTTCTTATTTGACGGGACATGGACGAGGTTATTCTTTTATACCGTCATTCTGTTATTTGTCGGTATTCAGTTATCCTCGCTGGACCAGCATCACCGATTTGTGTTTTGGAGCCACATATACCCGTTACAAGAAGAATACCGTGTCAAAGCCTTAAGAAATTCGATCTTAAAAATGCAGTGGCTGTCGGCTCTTATACTGTTATGCAGCTTAGGGGTGAGCGGAAGCTCTCTTGCAGAAATTGGAGTCGCACTAGCGGTTGGATTTACCTTACCTTGGATGTATGCCAAAAAATTGGAGAAGAAATGGGCACAAGATGACTTTTGGGAAAAATAA